A single Actinomadura algeriensis DNA region contains:
- a CDS encoding sensor histidine kinase: protein MIHRVWRLVVHHPEIRVRVTLSAVLAMLLLATVAYALLLVAMRRNVTADVYGELDSDARRVTTIVRSGVLDERHGRIFVSGDELLQVVDSRGRVIGTSPGMRGRPPVAFPHPVNDDRRDGRSCDIDAPGGECFLIVEYRVDVPRPVYVYALGPEPGLVPRPLAATLLGLGVPFLAALAGYGTWVAAGRTLRPVDAIRRELDEITATDLQRRVPVPGKRDEVALLAESVNATLDRLEKAVARQRGFVSDVSHELRSPLTGLRMELELALADPEGTDLTRTLRALLANTDRVAAVADDLLALARLEADGDFQREPMDLAELTDQEVLRRPRVHRVTVFAEGPVSVHGGRGELERVLTNLLDNADRHAAGEVTVVVRGEADAAVLEVVDDGPGIAPQDRERVFERFTRLADGRHRDAGGTGLGLSISRDIAEAHGGTLMLTDRTDGRAGARFVLRLPRPSGG, encoded by the coding sequence GTGATCCACCGGGTCTGGCGGCTCGTCGTGCATCACCCGGAGATCCGGGTGCGGGTGACGCTGTCGGCGGTGCTGGCGATGCTCTTGCTGGCCACGGTGGCGTACGCGCTGCTGCTCGTCGCGATGCGGCGGAACGTGACCGCCGACGTCTACGGCGAGCTGGACTCCGACGCGCGGCGGGTGACCACGATCGTCCGGTCGGGCGTACTGGACGAGCGGCACGGCCGGATCTTCGTGTCGGGTGACGAGCTGCTGCAGGTCGTGGATTCGCGGGGGCGGGTGATCGGGACGAGCCCGGGGATGCGGGGGCGGCCGCCGGTGGCGTTCCCGCATCCGGTGAACGACGACCGCCGGGACGGGCGCAGCTGCGACATCGACGCGCCCGGAGGCGAGTGCTTCCTCATCGTGGAGTACCGCGTGGACGTTCCGCGGCCGGTGTACGTGTACGCGCTGGGGCCGGAACCGGGATTGGTGCCTCGTCCGCTGGCGGCGACGCTGCTGGGGCTGGGCGTGCCGTTCCTGGCGGCGCTCGCCGGGTACGGCACGTGGGTCGCGGCGGGGCGGACGCTGCGGCCGGTGGACGCGATCCGGCGGGAGCTCGACGAGATCACCGCGACGGACCTGCAGCGGCGGGTGCCGGTGCCGGGCAAGCGGGACGAGGTGGCGCTGCTGGCGGAGAGTGTGAACGCGACGCTGGACCGGCTGGAGAAGGCGGTGGCGCGGCAGCGCGGGTTCGTGTCGGACGTGTCGCACGAGCTGCGGAGTCCGCTGACGGGGCTGCGGATGGAGCTGGAGCTGGCGCTGGCCGATCCGGAGGGGACGGACCTGACACGGACGCTGCGGGCGCTGCTGGCCAACACCGACCGGGTGGCGGCGGTGGCGGACGATCTGCTGGCGCTGGCGCGGCTGGAGGCGGACGGGGACTTCCAGCGGGAGCCGATGGACCTCGCGGAGCTCACCGACCAGGAGGTGCTGCGCCGCCCGCGCGTCCACCGGGTGACGGTGTTCGCGGAGGGGCCGGTGTCGGTGCACGGCGGGCGCGGCGAGCTGGAGCGGGTGCTCACGAACCTGCTGGACAACGCCGACCGGCACGCGGCCGGGGAGGTGACGGTGGTGGTGCGCGGGGAGGCGGACGCGGCGGTGCTGGAGGTCGTCGACGACGGGCCGGGGATCGCGCCGCAGGACCGGGAGCGGGTGTTCGAGCGGTTCACCCGGCTGGCCGACGGCCGGCACCGCGACGCGGGCGGCACCGGCCTGGGCCTGTCGATCTCCCGGGACATCGCGGAGGCGCACGGCGGCACGCTCATGCTGACGGACCGGACGGACGGGCGTGCCGGCGCGCGGTTCGTGCTGCGCCTGCCGCGCCCGTCCGGGGGGTGA